One Polynucleobacter sp. SHI8 genomic window, AATGTGCAACAAATCATTGCCTATGCCTACGACCATGTTGACTCCTGTGAGCGGGCTGTCAGCATTAAGGATTTCATATCAGCAATGGCAGTCTTCCAACCTTTAAAGATGGCCTGCGCCACGATCGCATGGCCAATATTGAGCTCAGCAAGCGTTTGTATCTTTGCAATGGGAATCACATTCGCTTCGTTTAAGCCATGGCCGGCATTCACTCTGAGACCTAATTCATGTCCGTAATACGCTGCCCGCACAATTCTGTCTAACTCCATGTCCCCTTGCTCAGGGCCTGCATCAGCATAACGACCGGTATGCAATTCCACCACACCAACACCAATGCTCTTTACTGCTTCTAATACTTGTGCATCAGGATCAATGAATAATGACACCCGAATCCCACTCTTTTGGAGCTGCTTGACAGCAGCTTCAACAGTTTTAAGTTGCCCAAGTACATCCAACCCACCCTCGGTGGTCACTTCTTGACGTTTTTCTGGAACCAAACAAACATCATGAGGCTTGACTTGACAAGCAATATCAATCATCTCACTGGTAATGGCACACTCTAAGTTCATCCGCGTCTGAATCAAGGGTCTTAGCCGAAATAAATCTTCGTCTTTAATATGGCGTCGATCTTCACGTAAATGTAAGGTAATTAAGTCTGCACCAGCTGCTTCTGCTTCGATCGCCGCTCGAATCGGATCAGGATACGCTGTTCCCCTTGCATTGCGCAATGTAGCAACGTGATCAATATTGATACCGAGTTCAATGATGTTGGATGTCATAGCTTTTTTAAGTCAATGAGTATTTGACGTGTTGTCAGAACCTGATCTTGTAAGTGTAAGCTTAACAAAAATCGCATGAGTGCTTTACTTAAAGAAATCGTCTCTTGATCTTCAAAATGTGCTTGTGCAAGCTGTAATAAATGCTTTCCTTGTAACACTGGCCAATGT contains:
- the pdxJ gene encoding pyridoxine 5'-phosphate synthase; protein product: MTSNIIELGINIDHVATLRNARGTAYPDPIRAAIEAEAAGADLITLHLREDRRHIKDEDLFRLRPLIQTRMNLECAITSEMIDIACQVKPHDVCLVPEKRQEVTTEGGLDVLGQLKTVEAAVKQLQKSGIRVSLFIDPDAQVLEAVKSIGVGVVELHTGRYADAGPEQGDMELDRIVRAAYYGHELGLRVNAGHGLNEANVIPIAKIQTLAELNIGHAIVAQAIFKGWKTAIADMKSLMLTARSQESTWS